In one window of Streptomyces roseofulvus DNA:
- a CDS encoding zinc ribbon domain-containing protein: MPRYEYRCRTCGDTFELSRPMAESSAPASCPAGHDDTVKLLSAVAVGGTATGGPAAPAGGGGGCCGGGCCG; this comes from the coding sequence ATGCCTCGTTACGAATACCGCTGCCGCACCTGTGGTGACACCTTCGAGCTGAGCCGGCCCATGGCCGAGTCCTCGGCGCCCGCCTCCTGTCCCGCCGGGCACGACGACACCGTGAAGCTGCTGTCGGCCGTGGCCGTCGGCGGGACGGCCACGGGTGGGCCCGCGGCCCCCGCCGGCGGCGGTGGCGGCTGCTGCGGCGGGGGATGCTGCGGCTGA
- a CDS encoding phosphoribosyltransferase, whose product MVWTGTWVAERLGVELTGDEELTALLGLALRRNPKRAHLLVSSVLGKHVPQHPSVVYGSGLGLGLRVRELLGADEAARAVVLGYAETATALGHAVADGLGTAPYLHSTRRPVAGVATAGGFEESHSHATSHLLLPEDPELLAGNGPLVLVDDEFSTGNTVLNTIRGLHERYPRDRYVVVALVDMRDPADRDRLTRFAEEIGARVDLLSLAAGTVALPAGVLEKGRELVARHEPAPGAAPTPRSRGGYAAVATPVRVDLDWPADLPDGGRHGFTPAHRARLEKVLPAMTAALTEALDVSAADTPGGEAPRVLVLGFEELMYAPLRLAGALEDAGLDVRYSTTTRSPVLAVDDPGYAIRTRLVFPAHDDPADGPGERYAYNVAGGGYDAVVAVVDSTADTPELHAPEGLLAQLAAHIPHVVLAVVPSYAPQPRAAVEPVAATESEAIGSEAPERSSMLPEPLRGPAFSSYAPEEVGWLLQDLSDVELEAPTEEREEAIQRGGAHYAESLPVEYQPSARYQELFHAALETSAARIAHAVGTVTETVLAERTGRPVLVSLARAGTPVGVLMRRWAHHRHGLDLPHYAVSIVRGRGIDANALRWLAAHHDPADVVFVDGWTGKGAITRELAAALRESEEFAAFDPDIAVLADPGSCVRTYGTREDFLIPSACLNSTVSGLISRTVLRSDLVGPADFHGAKFYRDLAGADVSNAFLDAVEDRFDEVADTVDTDVKDLLAADRTPTWEGWAAVERISEEYGIHDVNLVKPGVGETTRVLLRRVPWKILAQRGAGADLAHVRLLAEQRGVPVEEVDDLPYTCVGLIHPQYTRGATGADGKAVVSR is encoded by the coding sequence GTGGTGTGGACCGGAACCTGGGTCGCGGAGCGACTCGGCGTCGAGCTGACCGGCGACGAGGAGCTGACGGCCCTCCTGGGCCTCGCCCTGCGCCGCAACCCCAAGCGGGCCCACCTGCTCGTCTCCAGCGTGCTCGGCAAGCACGTGCCGCAGCACCCCTCCGTCGTCTACGGCTCCGGCCTCGGCCTCGGCCTGCGCGTCCGCGAGCTCCTCGGCGCCGACGAGGCCGCACGGGCCGTCGTCCTCGGCTACGCCGAGACCGCCACCGCCCTCGGCCACGCCGTCGCCGACGGCCTCGGCACCGCCCCCTACCTCCACTCCACCCGCCGCCCCGTCGCCGGCGTCGCCACCGCCGGCGGCTTCGAGGAGTCCCACTCGCACGCCACCTCCCACCTGCTCCTCCCCGAGGACCCGGAGCTGCTGGCCGGCAACGGACCGCTGGTCCTCGTCGACGACGAGTTCTCCACCGGCAACACCGTCCTCAACACGATCCGCGGCCTCCACGAGCGCTACCCCCGCGACCGGTACGTCGTCGTCGCCCTGGTCGACATGCGCGACCCCGCCGACCGCGACCGCCTCACCCGCTTCGCCGAGGAGATCGGCGCCCGCGTCGACCTCCTCAGCCTCGCCGCCGGCACCGTCGCCCTCCCCGCCGGCGTCCTGGAGAAGGGCCGCGAACTGGTCGCCCGGCACGAGCCCGCGCCCGGCGCCGCCCCCACCCCGCGCTCCCGCGGCGGGTACGCCGCCGTCGCCACCCCCGTACGCGTCGACCTCGACTGGCCCGCGGACCTCCCCGACGGCGGCCGGCACGGCTTCACCCCCGCCCACCGCGCCCGCCTGGAGAAGGTCCTGCCGGCCATGACCGCCGCCCTCACCGAGGCGCTGGACGTGAGCGCGGCCGACACCCCCGGCGGCGAGGCCCCCCGCGTGCTCGTCCTCGGCTTCGAGGAGCTGATGTACGCGCCGCTGCGGCTCGCCGGCGCCCTGGAGGACGCCGGACTCGACGTCCGCTACTCCACCACCACCCGCTCACCCGTCCTCGCCGTCGACGACCCCGGCTACGCCATCCGCACCCGGCTCGTCTTCCCCGCCCACGACGACCCCGCCGACGGCCCCGGCGAGCGCTACGCCTACAACGTGGCCGGCGGCGGCTACGACGCCGTCGTCGCCGTCGTCGACTCCACCGCCGACACCCCCGAGCTGCACGCCCCCGAGGGCCTGCTCGCGCAGCTCGCCGCCCACATCCCGCACGTCGTCCTGGCGGTCGTCCCCTCGTACGCACCGCAACCGCGGGCGGCCGTGGAACCGGTCGCCGCCACCGAATCCGAAGCGATCGGATCCGAAGCTCCCGAAAGGAGCTCCATGCTGCCCGAGCCCCTCCGCGGCCCCGCCTTCTCCTCGTACGCCCCCGAGGAGGTCGGCTGGCTGCTCCAGGACCTCTCGGACGTCGAACTGGAGGCGCCCACCGAGGAACGCGAGGAAGCCATCCAGCGCGGCGGCGCCCACTACGCCGAGTCGCTGCCCGTCGAGTACCAGCCCAGCGCCCGCTACCAGGAGCTCTTCCACGCCGCCCTGGAGACCTCCGCCGCCCGCATCGCCCACGCCGTCGGCACCGTCACCGAGACCGTCCTCGCCGAGCGGACCGGCCGCCCGGTCCTCGTCTCCCTCGCCCGCGCCGGCACCCCCGTCGGCGTCCTCATGCGCCGCTGGGCGCACCACCGCCACGGCCTCGACCTGCCCCACTACGCCGTCTCCATCGTCCGCGGCCGCGGCATCGACGCCAACGCCCTGCGCTGGCTCGCCGCCCACCACGACCCGGCCGACGTCGTCTTCGTCGACGGCTGGACCGGCAAGGGCGCCATCACCCGCGAACTCGCCGCCGCCCTGCGGGAGTCCGAGGAGTTCGCCGCCTTCGACCCGGATATCGCGGTCCTCGCCGACCCCGGCTCCTGCGTCCGCACCTACGGCACCCGCGAGGACTTCCTCATCCCCTCCGCCTGCCTCAACTCCACCGTCTCCGGCCTGATATCGCGCACGGTGCTCCGCTCCGACCTGGTCGGCCCGGCCGACTTCCACGGCGCCAAGTTCTACCGCGACCTGGCCGGCGCCGACGTCTCGAACGCCTTCCTCGACGCCGTCGAGGACCGCTTCGACGAGGTCGCCGACACCGTCGACACCGACGTCAAGGACCTCCTCGCCGCCGACCGCACCCCCACCTGGGAGGGCTGGGCCGCCGTCGAGCGGATCAGCGAGGAGTACGGCATCCACGACGTCAACCTCGTCAAGCCCGGCGTCGGCGAGACCACCCGCGTCCTCCTCCGGCGCGTCCCCTGGAAGATCCTCGCCCAGCGCGGCGCCGGCGCCGACCTCGCCCACGTCCGCCTCCTCGCCGAACAGCGAGGCGTCCCGGTGGAGGAGGTCGACGACCTCCCCTACACCTGCGTCGGCCTGATCCACCCCCAGTACACCAGGGGTGCGACAGGCGCCGACGGCAAGGCGGTGGTGTCCCGATGA
- a CDS encoding tyrosine-type recombinase/integrase, with product MGRSHFRRLWLRALKDTGLRDVHFHDLRHTGNTLAATGGATTRELMQRMGHSSVRAALIYQYLVNGRDHAIAAHVDEQIKKVRPDGPGDASGT from the coding sequence ATGGGTCGGTCGCACTTCCGCCGGCTGTGGCTGCGGGCCCTGAAGGACACCGGCCTCCGCGACGTCCACTTCCACGATCTGCGCCACACCGGGAACACCCTCGCCGCCACCGGAGGCGCCACGACGCGGGAGCTGATGCAGCGGATGGGGCACTCGTCGGTGCGGGCCGCGCTGATCTATCAGTACCTGGTGAACGGACGCGACCACGCCATCGCCGCCCACGTCGACGAGCAGATCAAGAAGGTCCGGCCGGACGGGCCCGGCGACGCATCTGGCACGTAA
- a CDS encoding HAD family hydrolase: MSAPSTATLVASDLDRTLIYSTAALALGMPDAQAPRLLCVEVHESKPLSYMTEEAAELLARLTAETVFVPTTTRTRKQYQRIQLPGSTPKYAICANGGHILVDGVTDADWHASVVRRLADECAPLSEIRAYLTATTDLSWVRKHRVAEDLFAYLVVERERLPEDWLDRFGAWAGDRGWTVSLQGRKVYAVPKPLTKSAAVREVARRTGAALTLAAGDSLLDADLLLAADRAWRPGHGELADTDWTAPHLDVLAERGVAAGEEILRRFRAAALS; encoded by the coding sequence ATGAGCGCGCCCTCGACCGCCACCCTGGTGGCCAGCGACCTCGACCGCACCCTCATCTACTCGACCGCGGCCCTCGCCCTCGGCATGCCCGACGCCCAGGCGCCCCGGCTGCTGTGCGTCGAGGTCCACGAGTCCAAGCCGCTCTCGTACATGACGGAGGAGGCCGCCGAACTCCTCGCGCGACTCACCGCCGAGACCGTCTTCGTGCCCACCACCACCCGGACGCGCAAGCAGTACCAGCGCATCCAACTCCCGGGCAGCACACCGAAGTACGCGATCTGCGCCAACGGCGGGCACATCCTCGTCGACGGCGTCACCGACGCCGACTGGCACGCCTCCGTCGTCCGCCGGCTCGCCGACGAGTGCGCACCGCTCTCCGAGATCCGCGCCTACCTCACCGCGACCACGGACCTCTCGTGGGTGCGCAAGCACCGCGTCGCCGAGGACCTCTTCGCCTATCTGGTCGTCGAGCGGGAGCGCCTCCCGGAGGACTGGCTGGACCGCTTCGGCGCCTGGGCGGGCGACCGCGGCTGGACCGTCTCGCTCCAGGGCCGCAAGGTGTACGCGGTGCCCAAGCCGCTGACGAAGAGCGCCGCCGTCCGCGAGGTCGCCCGGCGCACCGGCGCCGCGCTCACCCTCGCCGCCGGCGACTCGCTCCTCGACGCCGACCTGCTGCTCGCCGCGGACCGGGCCTGGCGCCCGGGCCACGGCGAACTCGCCGACACCGACTGGACCGCCCCCCACCTCGACGTCCTCGCGGAGCGGGGCGTCGCGGCGGGCGAGGAGATCCTCCGCCGCTTCAGGGCGGCGGCGCTGTCCTGA